In a single window of the Numenius arquata chromosome 22, bNumArq3.hap1.1, whole genome shotgun sequence genome:
- the BSX gene encoding brain-specific homeobox protein homolog — MNLNFTSPVHPVSAPRPTSFFIEDILLHKPKPLREVPPEHFPGSLASRVPLLDYGYPLMPTPTLLAPHPHPALHKPEHHHHHPYFLTTSGVPVPALFQHHAHAELPGKHCRRRKARTVFSDSQLSGLEKRFEIQRYLSTPERVELATALSLSETQVKTWFQNRRMKHKKQLRKTQDDPKHPGGEESREQSSPEPELPEAAGAEPRKGPPGSFLLQDPEDEVDILEEGDLCAGPHRL, encoded by the exons ATGAACCTCAACTTCACCTCGCCCGTGCACCCCGTCTCCGCGCCCAGGCCCACCTCCTTCTTCATCGAGGATATTCTGCTGCACAAGCCCAAACCCTTGCGGGAGGTGCCCCCCGAGCACTTCCCCGGCTCCTTGGCCTCCCGCGTCCCCCTCTTGGACTATGGGTACCCCCTGATGCCAACCCCGACCCTCCTGGCGCCTCACCCGCACCCTGCCCTTCACAAGCCGGAgcatcatcaccaccacccctaCTTTCTCACCACCTCGG gagtgcCGGTGCCAGCCCTCTTCCAGCACCACGCTCACGCCGAGCTGCCGGGGAAGCACTGTCGCCGCCGCAAAGCCCGCACCGTTTTCTCCGACTCGCAGCTCTCCGGCCTGGAGAAGAGGTTTGAGATCCAGCGCTACCTCTCCACGCCCGAGCGGGTGGAATTGGCCACGGCCCTCAGCCTCTCCGAGACCCAG GTGAAAACCTGGTTCCAGAACCGGCGGATGAAGCACAAAAAGCAGCTGCGGAAAACCCAGGACGACCCCAAGCATCCGGGGGGCGAGGAGAGCCGGGAGCAGAGCTCCCCCGAGCCCGAGCTGCCCGAGGCCGCCGGCGCCGAGCCCCGCAAGGGCCCCcccggctccttcctcctccaggaCCCCGAGGACGAGGTGGACATCCTGGAGGAGGGGGACCTCTGCGCCGGTCCCCACCGTCTCTAG